A single Brachybacterium sillae DNA region contains:
- a CDS encoding DUF5703 family protein, translated as MPAPAPHITFMALDPRRADADLPIEDGRTALDYEFRVAVVPRRTSLKALRTALTEQAEYGRWELARTRLYLGGEKKVWLRRRIIRVRSTLGETY; from the coding sequence ATGCCCGCCCCCGCCCCGCACATCACGTTCATGGCGCTGGATCCCCGTCGCGCCGATGCGGACCTGCCCATTGAGGATGGCCGCACCGCCCTCGATTACGAGTTCCGGGTGGCGGTGGTGCCGCGGCGCACCTCCCTGAAGGCGCTGCGCACCGCCCTCACGGAGCAGGCGGAGTACGGCCGCTGGGAGCTGGCGCGCACCCGCCTGTATCTGGGTGGGGAGAAGAAGGTCTGGCTGCGGCGGCGGATCATCCGCGTGCGCTCCACGCTCGGCGAGACGTACTGA
- a CDS encoding prepilin peptidase — protein sequence MGADGTTVLWSGSVLACALLPWAILLTLHDVRSHRLPNPLVAGATLAVFGTAALCWLALPGDREVLAWSVGIGLAVGAAAVVLALLSPALLGMGDAKLLGPVAVVAVAAGPVALLGSMVVGLVVACCWAIAAALRAGTLRTRFPAGPAILVAPYGGLLVGALGVG from the coding sequence ATGGGAGCGGACGGGACGACGGTGCTGTGGTCGGGAAGTGTGCTGGCCTGTGCGCTGCTGCCGTGGGCGATCCTGCTGACCCTGCACGACGTGCGCAGCCACCGCCTGCCGAACCCCCTGGTCGCGGGGGCTACCCTCGCGGTGTTCGGCACCGCCGCCCTGTGCTGGCTGGCGCTGCCGGGCGACCGGGAGGTGCTGGCGTGGAGCGTCGGCATCGGCCTGGCCGTGGGTGCCGCGGCGGTCGTGCTGGCGCTCCTCTCCCCCGCCCTGCTCGGCATGGGCGATGCGAAACTCCTCGGTCCCGTCGCGGTGGTGGCCGTGGCCGCCGGGCCGGTGGCGCTGCTGGGCAGCATGGTGGTCGGGCTGGTGGTGGCGTGCTGCTGGGCCATCGCTGCCGCGCTCCGCGCCGGCACGCTGCGCACCCGCTTCCCGGCCGGGCCGGCGATCCTCGTGGCGCCGTACGGCGGGTTGCTGGTGGGGGCGCTCGGGGTCGGGTGA
- a CDS encoding AAA domain-containing protein, with protein sequence MDAASQTLTHYFRAIQTQVNLEDRRFDAKSPHLIIPFAVIERGILDESATEELFTAARQPRSKPLDVIISVVTGSGRGASDGLVLLPASLDAEGTLSADLASQLPWIPASRLRGPGIRDREVMVGTLRDFWKWRLSEGEARVSRAEDWDDVVEYVRAMIEGVCDLSELHSAADGVGAVIHRPGTEHQDCWITPGKVITANGAILDLYRHLAEQNPAAPLYDALLRLGEQSQRSEDGIDEDLDLLLASALKATGSMSDGFPLTPSQRRAVHAFLHDGEGDVTAVSGPPGTGKTTMLQAVVATLLVTHALEDRSAPLIVGTSTNNQAVTNVIDSFSSVAKDDAGPLACRWLPIAVESGAGEGLLRGLAAYAPSGAKTAEARAKGYLLADNRKGGVYTDYSTPDYVVAATARFLDAVRVYAGALGLPEPKDLPAAKKLLAKVLRMSEDRRQILLRQRHATDRRHRIDEGSAQAEEQARLTGELDRHAERLAVWRHLGETGPGSALQASLAYDEDEPAEDLGDVAAFVEFYSRRVVELAALVERAARDRAAREEARVRATSEYTAAVTGAVDELRQLCLLDEDRAARLSGASSLLALDQALDVTVRHAQFWLAVHLYEAQWLITAGSEDLIPPAERNRTSVRYMERYWSQLTSLTPCLVMTAFQVPKHFALWARDGEPVSYDLGRIDLLIVDEAGQVDISLAASVFSLARRALVVGDVQQLAPVWSIDPESDREMGLAQGLEAEWPVMESRGLTASQPSSVMRAAAGASRWCYGPDNDEGLFLAEHFRCHAEIIEYCNELLYKGQLIPSRPTTGYRLEGHVPAPFLFREVPGAEDQRRGSSRVNPMEAEAIATWLDEHFDHFTTIYDAGGNPEKEKAVFGVVTPFAAQARLIQNELRTTMGPRASLVTVGTAHTLQGAERSIVLFSSVYGENSGKASFIDGTLELMNVAVSRAKDLFIVFGASARWKDSGPVFSLVRKRAAKYSGVLVSGSPTDIPEPADPPVTAPASPADGDPAETEGADEAVVASVMIRAWQEQGMLPEGVTVAAKTLNPALRDAGLLQKVPEGWEPSPEGAHVGIVRYEGQSNSGPYVNVKYTAAAQAEVLRRIQAGELPLA encoded by the coding sequence ATGGACGCCGCCAGCCAGACTCTCACCCACTATTTCCGCGCGATCCAGACCCAGGTGAACCTCGAGGACCGGCGCTTCGATGCCAAAAGCCCTCACCTGATCATCCCGTTCGCTGTGATCGAGCGCGGGATTCTGGACGAATCGGCCACGGAAGAACTGTTCACGGCCGCACGGCAGCCCCGTTCCAAACCTCTGGACGTGATCATCTCCGTCGTCACCGGGAGCGGACGAGGTGCATCGGACGGTCTCGTTCTGCTGCCCGCATCTCTGGATGCAGAGGGCACGCTCTCGGCGGATCTGGCCAGTCAGCTTCCCTGGATACCGGCGAGCCGACTCCGCGGCCCCGGCATCCGGGACCGCGAGGTCATGGTGGGCACCCTCCGAGACTTCTGGAAGTGGCGGCTTTCCGAGGGGGAGGCGCGGGTGTCCCGGGCGGAGGACTGGGACGACGTTGTGGAGTATGTGCGGGCGATGATCGAAGGGGTCTGCGACCTCTCCGAACTGCACAGCGCAGCCGACGGGGTCGGTGCTGTCATCCACCGACCGGGGACCGAGCATCAGGACTGTTGGATCACCCCGGGCAAGGTCATCACCGCGAATGGCGCCATTCTGGACCTCTACAGGCACCTCGCCGAGCAGAACCCTGCCGCACCTCTCTACGATGCCCTGCTCCGTCTGGGAGAGCAGTCCCAGCGAAGCGAGGATGGGATCGACGAGGACCTGGACCTCCTGCTCGCCAGTGCTCTGAAGGCCACGGGCAGCATGAGCGACGGTTTTCCCCTCACGCCGTCCCAGCGGCGTGCCGTGCACGCGTTCCTGCACGACGGGGAGGGTGACGTGACGGCGGTGAGCGGCCCGCCCGGGACGGGCAAGACGACCATGCTGCAGGCTGTCGTCGCCACTTTGCTGGTGACCCATGCCCTCGAGGACCGCTCGGCACCGCTGATCGTCGGCACATCGACGAATAACCAGGCCGTCACCAACGTCATCGATTCCTTCAGCTCGGTGGCCAAAGACGATGCCGGCCCCCTCGCCTGCCGCTGGCTGCCCATTGCGGTCGAGTCAGGTGCCGGGGAAGGCCTCCTGCGCGGTCTCGCCGCCTACGCCCCCTCGGGGGCCAAGACAGCGGAGGCTCGAGCCAAGGGGTATCTGCTGGCCGACAACAGGAAGGGCGGCGTCTACACGGACTACTCCACCCCTGACTACGTGGTCGCCGCAACAGCGAGATTCCTCGACGCTGTCCGCGTCTACGCCGGCGCCCTCGGCCTGCCGGAGCCGAAGGACCTTCCCGCGGCGAAGAAGCTGCTGGCCAAAGTCCTCCGGATGAGTGAGGACCGGCGGCAGATTCTCCTGCGGCAGCGCCACGCCACGGACCGTCGCCACCGGATCGACGAAGGCTCCGCCCAGGCTGAGGAGCAGGCCCGCCTGACCGGTGAGCTGGACCGCCACGCCGAACGCCTCGCCGTCTGGCGCCACCTGGGGGAGACAGGACCGGGCAGTGCTCTGCAGGCCTCTCTGGCCTACGACGAGGACGAGCCGGCCGAAGACCTCGGTGATGTGGCGGCGTTCGTGGAGTTCTACTCTCGCCGGGTTGTGGAGCTGGCAGCCCTGGTGGAGCGCGCCGCGCGGGACCGTGCCGCCCGAGAGGAAGCGAGGGTACGTGCCACCAGCGAGTACACCGCCGCCGTCACCGGCGCCGTGGACGAGCTGCGGCAGCTCTGCCTGCTCGATGAGGACCGGGCAGCGCGGCTCTCTGGTGCCTCCAGTCTGCTCGCCCTGGACCAGGCCCTCGACGTGACCGTGCGTCACGCCCAGTTCTGGCTGGCCGTACACCTGTATGAGGCTCAGTGGCTGATCACCGCCGGGAGTGAGGACCTCATTCCGCCTGCCGAGCGCAACCGCACGTCGGTGCGCTACATGGAGCGGTACTGGTCTCAGCTGACCTCTCTCACGCCCTGCCTCGTGATGACGGCGTTCCAGGTGCCCAAGCATTTCGCGCTGTGGGCGCGGGACGGTGAACCGGTGTCATACGACCTCGGGCGCATCGATCTGTTGATCGTCGATGAGGCCGGCCAGGTGGACATCTCCCTGGCCGCCTCCGTGTTCAGCCTGGCCCGTCGCGCCCTGGTGGTGGGCGATGTCCAACAGCTGGCGCCCGTGTGGAGCATCGATCCGGAGAGCGACCGGGAGATGGGCCTTGCTCAGGGGCTCGAGGCAGAGTGGCCCGTCATGGAGAGTCGGGGACTGACAGCCTCCCAGCCGTCGTCCGTGATGCGCGCGGCCGCCGGTGCGAGCCGATGGTGTTATGGGCCGGACAACGACGAGGGCCTCTTCCTGGCCGAGCACTTCCGGTGTCACGCGGAGATCATCGAGTACTGCAACGAGCTCCTCTACAAGGGTCAGCTCATCCCGTCGCGACCGACGACGGGGTACCGACTTGAGGGTCACGTGCCCGCGCCGTTCCTGTTCCGCGAGGTGCCCGGTGCCGAAGACCAGCGGCGGGGCTCCAGCCGGGTGAACCCGATGGAAGCAGAAGCCATCGCCACCTGGCTCGATGAGCACTTCGACCACTTCACGACGATCTATGACGCAGGGGGGAACCCGGAGAAGGAGAAGGCTGTCTTCGGCGTCGTCACGCCGTTCGCTGCGCAGGCACGGTTGATCCAGAACGAGCTGCGCACGACCATGGGGCCCCGAGCCTCGCTCGTGACCGTGGGCACGGCTCACACCCTCCAGGGGGCAGAGCGAAGCATTGTGCTGTTCTCCTCCGTGTATGGAGAGAACTCCGGCAAGGCGAGCTTCATCGACGGCACCCTGGAGCTCATGAACGTGGCGGTGTCCCGCGCAAAGGACCTCTTCATCGTGTTCGGGGCCTCCGCACGGTGGAAGGACTCCGGGCCCGTGTTCTCCCTGGTCCGCAAGAGGGCTGCAAAGTATTCGGGCGTCCTCGTGAGCGGTTCACCGACAGACATCCCAGAACCGGCGGACCCGCCCGTGACGGCACCGGCGTCGCCGGCTGACGGGGATCCTGCAGAAACTGAGGGTGCTGACGAAGCGGTGGTCGCCTCCGTCATGATCCGAGCCTGGCAGGAACAGGGGATGCTGCCGGAAGGCGTGACGGTGGCTGCGAAGACGCTCAACCCGGCGTTGCGTGATGCAGGGCTGCTGCAGAAGGTGCCGGAGGGATGGGAGCCATCTCCGGAAGGCGCCCATGTGGGGATCGTGCGTTATGAGGGCCAGAGCAACAGCGGCCCCTACGTCAACGTGAAGTACACGGCCGCGGCTCAGGCCGAGGTGCTTCGTCGGATCCAGGCGGGGGAACTGCCCTTGGCGTGA
- a CDS encoding DUF262 domain-containing protein, which produces MTASPAPEVLTIVEIFDGERYVVPLYQRAYAWTEAEIDTLLADVRLSRLTPDTDYYIGSLVVDTGGDADDRIHEVVDGQQRLTTLTILFAVARAALREVGPSAGMSVSDLPVPRLRFEGRPQAEEDLRALLAAGDDGVGLARSRLTDVIEGLSVAGIRSAATRMHAALVRGLGANPKEKGPNPEEQGEVVFETEDLRHLLTRVRLLRTALPPRTDLNHYFEIMNTRGEQLAKHEVLKAQLMAELPREEHSTFARVWDASAVLDRHLQLQFTTRERDRLFGRDWCELQCEDFAGLHTLLTHGTEEGDGGGTGGSRARTLADVLAGDVRAESAAVQTSTDEDDDGTYGSIIDFPNFLLHVLKVMSVNDQDERPRQRWGEDTDPVRLDDKDLLRQFAEARKRAECGGCDAAEFSRRFAFRLLKLRLLFDTYVIRTRATLAGTPDEENWVLEQAYRQGNGRGRTRRLSTRASFARDDADRVRALQAMFQVTDTRRTFKYFLFRILRWLDEQGGDPEEMSDMLESLGAERLSQYDFDAVAHAGTSVPNFLFNVLDYILWSAHLESAIQWSAHRKSAADRILNLLAQEERTALDQGAPKFRFRYRTSVEHFYPVQPSPGHERLPIEQADHFGNLCVMTRTENSRRNNLMPLPKVGQFTAEDQSLKFSLMAALAKASKTLDVEVGGWTRKRMHDHGERMLNVLRTWEKEIERRRTDRS; this is translated from the coding sequence ATGACCGCGTCGCCCGCGCCGGAGGTGCTCACCATCGTCGAGATCTTCGACGGCGAGCGGTACGTCGTCCCCCTCTACCAGCGGGCCTACGCCTGGACCGAGGCGGAGATCGACACCCTGCTCGCGGACGTCCGTCTCTCCCGTCTGACCCCGGACACGGACTATTACATCGGCTCGCTGGTCGTGGACACCGGCGGTGACGCCGACGACCGGATCCACGAGGTGGTGGATGGTCAGCAGCGGCTCACCACCCTGACGATCCTCTTCGCGGTGGCCCGGGCGGCGCTACGGGAGGTGGGGCCGTCCGCCGGCATGTCCGTCTCAGACCTGCCCGTTCCCCGTCTGCGGTTCGAGGGGCGGCCGCAGGCGGAGGAAGATCTCCGCGCCCTCCTGGCGGCAGGAGACGACGGCGTCGGTCTCGCCCGCAGTCGGCTCACCGATGTGATCGAGGGACTCTCCGTGGCCGGCATTCGGAGCGCCGCCACGCGCATGCACGCCGCGCTCGTGCGCGGGCTCGGAGCGAACCCGAAGGAGAAGGGGCCGAACCCTGAGGAGCAAGGGGAGGTCGTCTTCGAGACGGAGGACCTGCGCCACCTGCTCACCCGTGTCCGGTTGCTGCGCACGGCCCTGCCGCCAAGGACGGACCTCAACCACTACTTCGAGATCATGAACACCCGCGGCGAACAGCTCGCCAAGCATGAGGTGCTCAAGGCGCAGCTGATGGCGGAGCTGCCCCGGGAGGAGCACTCGACCTTCGCCCGGGTGTGGGACGCCAGTGCCGTCCTGGACCGCCACCTGCAGCTGCAGTTCACCACGCGTGAACGAGATCGGCTTTTCGGGCGTGACTGGTGCGAGCTGCAGTGCGAGGACTTCGCTGGCCTCCACACCCTGTTGACCCACGGGACGGAAGAAGGGGACGGCGGCGGCACGGGAGGTTCGCGTGCGAGGACCTTGGCGGACGTGCTGGCCGGCGATGTCCGTGCCGAGTCCGCGGCTGTGCAGACCAGCACGGACGAGGACGACGACGGCACCTACGGCAGCATCATCGACTTCCCGAACTTCCTGCTGCACGTCCTCAAGGTCATGTCCGTCAACGACCAGGACGAGCGTCCCCGCCAGCGGTGGGGCGAGGACACCGATCCCGTCCGGCTGGACGACAAGGACCTGCTGCGGCAGTTCGCCGAGGCCCGAAAACGCGCCGAGTGCGGCGGATGCGACGCTGCAGAGTTCTCTCGGCGCTTCGCCTTCCGGCTCCTCAAGCTCCGGCTGCTGTTCGACACCTACGTGATCCGGACACGGGCCACGCTGGCCGGCACCCCGGACGAGGAGAACTGGGTGCTGGAGCAGGCGTACCGCCAGGGCAACGGGAGGGGTCGCACCCGTCGACTCTCCACGCGCGCCAGCTTCGCCCGGGACGACGCGGACCGGGTCCGCGCCCTGCAGGCGATGTTCCAGGTCACGGACACACGGCGCACTTTCAAGTACTTCCTGTTCCGGATCCTGCGGTGGCTGGACGAGCAAGGGGGTGACCCGGAAGAGATGTCTGACATGCTCGAATCCCTTGGCGCGGAACGTCTCTCCCAGTACGACTTCGACGCCGTGGCCCACGCGGGCACGAGCGTGCCGAACTTCCTGTTCAACGTTCTCGACTACATCCTGTGGAGTGCGCACCTGGAGTCCGCCATCCAGTGGAGTGCGCACCGGAAGTCCGCCGCCGACCGGATCCTGAATCTGCTGGCCCAGGAGGAGCGGACGGCGCTCGACCAAGGCGCGCCGAAATTCCGGTTCCGGTACCGAACGTCGGTGGAGCACTTCTACCCGGTGCAGCCGTCCCCGGGCCACGAGAGACTGCCCATCGAGCAGGCCGACCACTTCGGGAACCTGTGCGTGATGACCCGCACGGAGAACTCCCGGCGAAACAACCTCATGCCCCTCCCCAAGGTCGGGCAGTTCACGGCTGAGGACCAAAGCCTGAAGTTCTCCCTCATGGCAGCGCTGGCCAAGGCCTCCAAGACGCTGGATGTCGAGGTCGGAGGCTGGACACGCAAGCGGATGCACGACCATGGGGAGCGCATGCTGAACGTTCTGCGGACCTGGGAGAAGGAGATCGAACGGAGACGGACAGATCGATCCTGA